The sequence below is a genomic window from Betaproteobacteria bacterium.
TCGTCGATCTGGGCGGTACGGGCGCCGATGTGGCAGGCGCCGTAGCGGCGCTTGCGGGCGTAGGTCATGCGCAGGGCCGCGGAACCGCCCTTGGCGTCGCCGATCTGGTCGGCCACTTGCTCGGCGGAGAAGCGCAGGCGGCCGGATTCGTCGTAGTCGAGGTCATTGGCCTGGAGTTCGGCGTCGAGCTGGGCCTGGAAGGCCTCCACCACCCGGGTCAGGCGCGGGGGCGAGAAGGCCTCGCGCACGCCGAGGCGGTTCTGCAACCAGGCGGCGACGTTTTCCTGGCGGGGGGCGTCGGGGGCCGTGATCCAGGGCAGCAGGAGCAAGTCCCACAGGCCGACGGCAGCGCGACCTTCGCTCGCCGCGGCGACCCGCAGCAGGGCAACGATTTTGACCCAGCGGCGGTCGGAGACGTAGACCTGATCCGCCACGAACTGGGCTCGCAGGTCGGCCAGGGTGGCGATGACGACTTCCGGCAAGGACACCGCCGCCGCGGCGGCGGCCAGGGCGACGATGTCCTCGGCGGCCAGGGTGTCCTCCCGGGCCGGTGCCTTCCAGGCGGAGGCCGTATCGGTGCGCAGCAGGGCGGCAAAGGCGGCCGGGCTCACCGAATCGACCGGGATGCGGGTGAGGAAGCGGTCGAAGAAGGCCTCCGCCACTTCGTCCTCGGGCACCTCGTTGGTGGCACCGATGGCGGTGATGAGGGGGCAGCGCTGGCGGCCGGCGCCGTTGTCGAATTCCCGCTCGTTGAGCAGCGTCAGGAGGGCGTTGAGGATGGCGCTGTTGGCCTTGAACACCTCGTCGATGAAGGCCACCGAGGCGTCGGGCAGGAAGCCCGCCGTATGGCGCTCGTAGCGGTCTTCTTCCAGGGCCTTGATGGAGAGGGGGCCGAACAGTTCTTCGGGCACCGAGAAGCGGGTGAGCAGGCGTTCAAAATAGCGGGCGTCGCGGAAGATGGCGTGCAGGCGGCGAGCCAGCTCGCTCTTGGCGGTGCCCGGCGGGCCGATGAGCAGGCTGTGTTCGCCGGCCAGCGCCGTGAGCAGGCAGAGGCGAACGATGGGCCGGCGCTCGACGAGGCCGGCCTCCAGGATGCGCAGCAGGGCGGGGAGGCGGGAACGCAGGGTGGTCAGGGGGAGGGCGACTTGATCCATGGGGATATCCTACTGGCGAAGTCGGGATTAGGCTTTGATCGATCTGAAAGCCAGGGAAAGTCCCTCGGCTTTTTACCCACCGCCACGCTGGGTCGCCCTATCGACCGCCTCCACCAGGGCCCTGGCATCGGCGGCATTGCCCGCAAGAACGCTCACCACGACTTCCATGCGGGCGAGGTTCAGGGCACCGAGGCAGAGCGGCGCGATGGGGGTGAAGGCGAAGCGCAGGCGCGCCGCCTCGCCGGCTAACTCTGCCCAGCCTGCCCCCGCAATGACGGCACCGGGAAAGGCGGTACTGAGGGAAGAGACAAATTCGGCCGGCGTCGCGGTCATCGTCCGCCGGGAGTCGCCGCTCCAGGGGAGGGCCAATCAGCCCCCGGCGACGGGAGGCCAGACCGCAAGAACCTCGCCGTCCTTGAGGACGCGCCCGGCCCGGTCGTCTGGCGCCACGTAGGCGCCGTCGATCAGAACCAGATGGGTGAGTTTCGCCGGCAGGGCGAAGCTGTCCAGGGCCTGCTGGACAGTACTGCCCTCGGCGATGTCGATCTCGGCCTTGTTACCCACCCGCGGGGCGGGCAGGTAATCGGTCAGGGTCGCGTAGAGCTTCAGCGTGATGCGCATGAGGGAGGAATCAGGCGCTCACCATGTCGGCCCGGGCGTTCTGATGGATGCCGAGATACGCTTCCATGAAGCGGGTCGGGGAGTGTTTCAGAACGTCCTTCCAGTGACCGAGCTTGGTCCGCGACTGGATGAGCCCCCGCAGGCAGCCCACATGCTGGGTAATGCCGACGCTGGTGGCGCCCACCAGAACATCGTCCTTGAATTGCAGGCTGATGTAGTGGGAGTGTTCCTCGTCGCAGTGCTCCACGCTGTCGCCGCCCTCCATGCCCCACCATTGCCCGAAAGAGGTCGAGATGAGACCCAGGGTGGCCAGCACGTTGATGGGCAGCACACCGGGCAGGAGGGCATTGCCCCCGGCCATGTTGACGGCCGCGACGCGGGCCTGATCGGCCGCGTTGGGCTGGATGGCGGACACCAGAGGCTCGCCGGAGAAGAAGTCGCGGCCTTCGGCCACGTCGCCCGCGGCGAAGACGCCCTCGACATTGGTGCGCATGCCGTCGTCGACGCGGATCCCGCGGCCCTGCTGAATCGGGGTGCCTTGCAGGAAATCGAGGTTGGGGACCACGCCGGCGGCGACGATGACTACGTCGCAGGGCAGCACTTCGCCTGTGGTGAGGGTCACCGCCAGGGGGGCGTCTCCGGTGCCGTCGTCGATGCTCTTGACGCCTGCGGAGGTGCGCACGCGGATGCCCTTCTTCTCGACCCACTTCGAAATCATGTTGCCGGCCTTGGCGGTCATCATGCGGGGCACCATGCGGTCACCCATTTCGACGATGGTGAGTTCGACGCCGCGGGCGGCCAGGGCTTCCATGATGATGCAGCCGATGAAGCCGGCACCCAATTGCAGGACGCGGCTGCCCGGCTTGGTCAGGGCGGCGATGGCTCGGGCATCGGTCATGGTCCAGCAGTTCTGGACCTGGGGCCGCTTGATGCCGGGAATGGGGGGCTGAAAAGGCCGCGAACCGGTGGCGATGAGCAGCCGGTCGTAGGTCTCGCTGGCTCCGTCGGCGTAGTGCACGGTGCGGGCATCGGTATCCAGACGCACGACCTTGCCGGCACGCTCGGTAATGCCGAGGCTGGCGAAATGGTCGGAACTCTTGCGCAGGTACATGCCCGGCTCGCCGATATTGCCTTCCAGGTAGTAGGGAATGGCCATGCGGGAATAGGGCGGCAGGCCTTCACTGCCCACCATGACGATCTCGCCGGCCTTGTCGGTGCGGCGCAGGGTTTCGGCGGCGACCACGCCGGCCGGCCCGTTTCCGAGAATGAGATATTTCATTGTTGTCCTCGCTCGACTTCAAGACGAGGACGCCCGCCTCGCGGCGGGCGCCCTGATGACCCGATCCGCTGCCAGCATAGCGCAAGCGGAGGCGGGCGGGGTTGGCGTTACAGGCCCAGTCGCGCCCGGGTTTCGGCGGTGGGCACACCCTCGGCGTCCCAGCCGCGCACCTGGTAGTACAGGGGCAGCATCTTGTCGATGCCGCTGACGACACCCTTGGCCGGACCGGTCTTGCACGGCTCAGTCTTGAGCCGCTTGGGCAGGTCGTCGTCCTTGCGGGTGAAGCCGGCCTTGAGGTTGTACAGGCGCTCCAGGTTGTAGATACGCTCTCCCATGACGGTCATCTTCTCCATCGACCAGTCGCCGTCGCAGGCGGCCTGGACCTGGGGCTGCACGTCGGCCACCGACCAGGCGAAGGAGGTGAAGAGGCAGATGCCAGCGGAGTCGAAGACCGTGGTGGCATCCTGGAAGGCCTTGACCAGCTCGGGCTTGCCTTCGGTGGCGGTGGGTTCAGTCTTGACCGGGATGCCCAGCACTTCGGAAGCCACGGTGTAGCCCCGCACGTGGCAGGCGCCGCGGTTGGAGGTGGCGTAGTTGAGGCCGATACCCTGGATGCCGCGACCGTCGTAGGCGGGGAATTCCAGGCCCTTGACGCTCATGGTCAGGTCGGGATGACCATACTTGGCGGTCACCCGCTTGGAACCCTGGCCGAGAATCTTGCCGAAGCCTTCGCCGCGGGCGGTGATTTCAGCCAGGTAGGCCAGGGCCTGGGCGGAACCGAAGGGGGAATCCATTCCCAGTTCTTCCTTGGTGATGACGCCCATTTCGTAGAGTTCCATCACCGCACCGACGGTGGCGCCGAAGGTGATGGGGTCCATGCCGTCCTCGTTGCACAGCATGTTGGCGTACTGGAGGGCTTCCAGGTCACCGACGCCGTTGGCGGCGCCCAGCGCCCAGGCGGCCTCGTATTCCAGGCCACCGGACGCACCCCAGTACTGCGGCTTGTTCTCGACCGTGAAGTGGCCCTTGTCCAACTGCGATACCCGGCCGCAAGCGATGGTGCAGCCGAAGCAGGCCTGGTTGGTGACCAGATGCTTCTTGCCGTCGGTGGGGCGTACTTCGTGCATGGCCTCGGCGGAAATCTTGGAGGCTTCCTCGAACTGCACGTCGCGGTGGTTGCGGGTGGGCAGGGCGCCGATTTCGTTGATCACGTTCATCAGCACCTGGGTGCCGTAGGTGGGCAGGCCCTGGCCGGTGACGGCGTTGTCCTTGAGCACCTTCTTGCCAGCGTCGGCGGCCTGCTTGAAGGCCGGGTAATCCTTGATACCCGAAACCCCCTTGGTGCCGCGCAGGGCGACGGCCTTGAGGTTCTTGGACCCCATCACGGCGCCGACGCCGGAACGGCCGGCGGCCCGGTGCAGGTCATTGACGATGCAGGAGAAGAGCACCAGATTCTCGCCGGCGCGGCCGATGGACGACACGCGGATTTGCGGATCCTGGTGGGCCGTCTTGATCATTTCCTCGGTTTCCCAGCAGGTCTTGCCCCACAGGTGGGAAGCGTCGCGCAGTTCGGCGGTGTCGTTCTCGACGTAAAGGTAGACGGGCTTGGGGGACTTGCCTTCGAAAATGATCATGTCCCAACCGGCGAACTTCATTTCGGCGCCGAAGAAGCCGCCAGAATTGGAGCAGGCGATGGCGTTGGTCAGCGGTCCCTTGGTGATGACCGTGTAGCGGCCGCCGGTGGAGGCCATGGTGCCGGTCAGCGGGCCGGTGGCCATGATCATCTTGTTTTCGGGCGAGAGGGGATCGACGGTGGGGTCGGTTTCCTCGTACAGATACTTGGTGCCGAGGCCCCGGGAGCCGAGATATTCGTCGGCCCACTTCATGTTCAGGGGTTCGGGGGTGCAGGTTCCGGCCGTCAGATTGACGCGGAGGATTTTTCTGTTCCAGCTCATGCTTGTTCTCCTTAGGCAGCGGCGGGAAGGGACTTGGCAGCCCACGCGCGCATGCGGTCGAGGCCGGTGCCTTCCGAGTCGATATAGGTGATGGCGCCGGTGGGGCAGGCCTTGGCGCACTCCGGGTCGCCGCCGCACAAGTCACACTTCTGCACCTTGCCCACATCAGCCATGTAGTTAACCGTACCGAAGGGGCAGGCAATGGTGCACACCTTGCAGCCGACACAGGTGGCTTCCTTCACGACCTTGGCGCCGGTGGCGGAATCGAGGACGATGGCCTCGACCGGGCAAGAATGCATGCACCAGGCGTCGGAACACTGCGTACAGGTGTAGGGAACCTTGCGGCCCTCGTGTTCGAAATTGAAAACCTTGATGCGGGACTTGGAGGGATTGACGACTCCCGTGTGCTCGAATGAGCAGGCCATCTCGCACTGCAGACAACCCGTACACTTGACGGGGTCAATGTGAAGCGACTTTTGCATGACGTCTCCTCGACAGTATTGTTCGGAACGCTTATCGGAAACCGCGGGAGACGGTTCACGGAGAACGCGGCCGCGGTTTGGGACAAAACGGGGGTGCAAAAATTATGCCCCAAATTTGCCGGCGCAAGCGAACAATCGCTCCTTTTCTTGCAAATTGCGCTCGGCCGCAGTTTTCCCCCAGTGACGACGCCGTCGGGAGCCCCGGAACACGGGGAGCAAAATGCTCAACCCTGGAGCAGCTGTCAATTTTCGCAGCACCTCCGACAGCCCTCAATCCCATGAGCCCATCAGGGTTTCAAGTCGCAATTTCGAAACACGCCGCGCCCCCGGCGGGACAACCTCTGCATATAAGTGCATAGGCAACAGCAGTTTTCGGTCCTGATCGGGGATCAGCCCCGAATTACACCAGGAGCACTTTCAGGCCGGCGAGAACCAGCAAGGTGTAGCCCGCCGCCACGGCATCGTCGGCCATGACGCCGAAGCCATTCTTGACGTGTTGGTCGAAATACCTGGCCGGCTGGGGCTTGACGATGTCGAAGAAGCGAAAGAGGGCGAAGGCCGCGACCTGCCACAGGAACCCGGCCGGCGTCAGCAGCAGCACGATCCAGAAGGGGACGATCTCGTCCCAGACGATGCTGCCGTGGTCGGGGTCACCGAGGCTGCGGCCGGCGGTGTCGATGGCCCAGAAACCGACCGCGTAGGCGATTGCGAAAGCGATCCCCAGTTGCAGTTCGCTGAAAAAGGGGCGAAAGAGGGCAAAACTGAGCCAGGCGAAGAGCGTACCGACGGTCCCCGGTGCCCACTGCGAAAGACCGCTGCCGCAGCCACAGGCAATGAAGTGGGCGGGGTGGGCAAAGAGGAAGCGCAGGCTGGGGGGCGCGTCGGCCATGGCTCAGAGCCTGTGAATTTTTCGGGCGCGCCCGAGTGGGCGCGGCTGGGCATGACGAGCGGGGGTGAATGAAATTTTCACAGGCTCTCAGACACCCGGAAAGTGGTCGTAGCCCTGGCGGTCGAAGGCGATGGCCTGGCCGTCCGGATCGTAGACGGTCACGCTGCCGGCCGGGCCGGCCTGCATTTCGCCGATGCACCACAAGGGAAGCTCCAGGTCGGCGGCGATCTTGCCAATGGCGAGTCTTTGCTCGGTCGGGGCGGTAAAGCACAGTTCGTAGTCGTCGCCGCCCGCCAGTTGAGCATCCAGGGCCAGGGCCCGGGGGATGGCCTCCGGCGTGGCCCCTTTGGGTAGGTGGGGGAGCTGGACGAGGCGCACCGCGGCGGCCAGGCCGGAACGCTCGGCGATGTGGCCAAGGTCGGCCAGCAGGCCGTCGGAAACGTCGATGGCGGCGTTGGCGATGCCGCACAGGGCGAGGCCGAGGCGCACCCGGGGTTGGGGCTTCTCCAGGGCGGCGAGGCACAGCCGGCGCCAGGGTTCTGGGAGGTCCACCCCGCCCTGCAGGTGGGCGAGGCCGAGGCCGGCGAGGCCCGGGCGACCGGACACCCAGATGTCGTCGTGAAGCCGGGCGCCATCCCGGCGCAGGGCTTGGCCGGGCGCCACCTCGCCGATGGCGGTGATGCAGAGATTCAGCGGCCCGCGGGTGGTATCGCCGCCCACCACATCGACGCCGAAGGCGCCGGCACAGGCGAAGAAACCCTCGGCGAAGGCCGCAATCCAGGCCTCGTCGGCAGCGGGCAGGCTGCCGGCCAGGGTCGCCCAGCGGGGTGTCGCCCCCATGGCGGCGAGGTCGGAGATGTTCACTGCCAGGGCCTTCCAGCCCAGGTTGCGGGGGTCGGTATCAGGGAAGAAGTGGGTGCCGGCCACCAGCATGTCGGTGGTGACGGCCAGTTCCATCCCCGGGGTCGGGGCCAGCAGGGCGCAGTCGTCACCGGGGCCGAGGACGGCCCCCGGCGTGGGTCGCGTGAAGTAGCGATCGATGAGGGCGAATTCGGACACGCCGTCGCCTTCAGCGCCCGGGAGTTTTTCGGGCGCGCCCGAGCGGGCGCAACCGGGTAGGGCGAGCGGGGGCGCAGGGAATTTTCACAGGCGCTCAGCGGCCTTGCTTCTTGGCTTCGACTTCCACCGCCCGCAGGTCGGCCGCCAGCTTGTCCAGAACGCCGTTCACGTATTTGTGGCCGTCGGTGCCGCCGAAGGCCTTGGTCAGTTCGATGGCCTCGTTGATGATGACGCGGTAGGGCGTTTCCGGGTGGTGATTGAGCTCGAAGGCGCCGATCAAGAGGACCGAAGCCTCGACGGGGGAAAGCTCGTCGAAGGCGCGGTCGATGTGGGCGCCGATCTGGCCGGCCAGGATTTCCCGCTGCGCGAGTACTCCCCGCACGAGTTTCTGGCAGAAGGCCTTGTCGGCCTTCTCGAAGCCTTCCAGCTCCGGCAGATGGGCCTCGATGGCAGCCTCGTCCTGACCGCCGACACGCCACTGGTAAAGGCCCTGCAGGGCGAATTCCCGCGCCCGGCGCCGGGCGGATTTGGCAGGCGCCTTGGGGGCGCCGGATTCCTGCGGTCTAGCGGGCATCGGCGAGGGCTCTCAGAAGGTGGACCATCTCGACGGCGGCCTGGGCGCAATCGCTGCCCTTGGGCTGCATGCGGGCCAGGGCCTGGTCGTCGTTTTCGCAGGTGAGGATGCCGTTGGCCACCGGCACGCCGGTATCCAGCTGGACCTCCATCACCGCCCGGCAGGCGTCGTTGGACACCACCTCGAAGTGATAGGTCTCACCGCGGATGACCGCCCCCAGGGCAATCAGGGCGTCGTACCTGCCGCTCTGGGCCATGGTCTGCAGTACCAGCGGGATTTCCAGGGCGCCGGGCACGGTGGCGATGGCCATGTCGGCTTCAGCCACGCCGAGGCGCTTCAGCTCGGCCACGCAGGCGGAGAGGAGCCCCTCGCCCACGTCCTGGTTGAAGCGGCTCATGCATATGCCGACCCGGAGACCGGCGCCTTCCAGATTGGTGTCGTATTCGTAGAGCTTGTCGAAGCGGGGCATCAGTTCAATTCCGAAGGTGAAGTCACAAAGCCGGTGACTTCGAGGTCGAAGCCGGTCATGGAGGGCATGCGGCGGGGGCTGGAGAGCAGGCGCATCTTGGTCACGCCCAGATCGCGCAGGATCTGGGCGCCGATGCCGTAGGTGCGGGGATCCCATTTCACCTGGCCCTTGGGGGCGGTGCCGGCGAGGCGGCTGAGCAGGGCCTCGCCGTCTTCCGGTCGGTGCATGAGGACGATGACGCCGTGGCCCTTCTGCGCCAGGGCGGCCTGGGCCTGGTCGATGGAAAAGGACTGCTGCTTGCTGCCGGGATCGAGGAAATCGAGCACCGACAGGGGTTCATGCACCCGCACCAGAGTCTCCTCCCCGGCCGGGATGATGCCCTTGACCAGGGCCAGGTGGGTGGCGCCGGAGGCCCGGTCCACATAGGCGTGGAGGACGAATTCCCCGTGGGCGGTCTCGATGGGCTTGGCGGTGACCCGCTCCACCAGTTTTTCGGAAGCGGCCCGATAGTGGATGAGGTCGGCGATGGTGCCGATCTTGAGGCCGTGCTGTCGGGCGAACTCGAGCAACTCGGGCAGGCGCGCCATGGTGCCGTCGTCGTTCATGATCTCGCAGATGACCGAGGCCGGTTCCAGGCCCGCCATGCCGGCCAGGTCACAGCCCGCCTCGGTGTGGCCGGCGCGCACCAGCACGCCGCCTTCCCGGGCCATGATGGGGAAGACGTGGCCGGGCTGGACGATGTCGTCGGCGGTGACGTTCTTGGCCACCGCCGCCTGGATGGTGCGCGCCCGGTCGGCGGCGGAAATGCCCGTGGTGACGCCCTCGGCGGCTTCGATGGAGACGGTGAAGGCAGTCCCGTAGACGGTGCCGTTGTTGCGTGCCATCTGGGTCAGGCCCAGCTTCTTGCAATGGGCCTGGGTGAGGGTCAGGCAGATCAGGCCGCGACCGAACTTGGCCATGAAATTGATGGCTTCCGGCGTGATGTGCTCGGCGGCCATGACCAGGTCGCCTTCGTTTTCGCGGTCCTCCTCGTCCACCAGGACGACCATGCGGCCGGCCTTCAGTTCGGCGACGATCTCGTCGGTGGTGGAAATGGCGGGGTGCATCGGGGCCATGTCAGTTGTCCGGATTCAGCAGCCGCTCGCAATAGCGGGCGATGAGATCCACCTCCAGATTCACCTTGCTGCCCGGCTGCAGGCGGCAGAGGGTGGTGCGTTCCAGGGTGTGGGGGATGAGGTTGATGGTGAAATCCGTTCCATTGACCGTGTTGGTGGTGAGGCTGGTGCCATCGACGGTGATCGACCCCTTGCGAGCAATGTATTTGGCCAGCCCTGCCGGTGCCCGGATTTCCAGCAGGCGGTTGTCGCCGACCGGATCGAAACGCAGCACCTCGCCGACGCCATCCACATGACCGGATACCAGATGGCCGCCGACGACATCCGCGAGGCGCAGGGCCTTTTCCAGATTGACCGGGCCGGGAGCCGCGAGGCCCACGGTGCAACTCAGGGTTTCCGGGGAAACATCGACACAGAACTGGCCGTCCATCCGGGTCACCACGGTGAGGCAGACGCCGTTGTGGGCAATGGAATCGCCAAGGGCGACATCGGACAAATCCAGTCCGCCGGCCTCGACGGTCAGGCGAAAGCCCGCCTCCCGGGGCGTGAGCTGGGTAATGCGGCCGACGGCGGCGACGATGCCGGAAAACATGGGGATCCAGGGAATTATTGGGGAGAGGGGCAGGATTTTACCATGGCCCCCGCAGGGGCCGCCCGGATCGGCGCTTCGACTGAGAGGCTGTGAAAATTTCGTTCACCCCCGCTCGTCATGCGCAACTGCGCCCGCTCGGCGTTGCAAATGCTCGCCATAGCCCGAGCTATGGCTGTGCTGTGCGCCTTGATCGCGCACACTTGCGCACACCGCTCGGGCGCGCCCGAAAATTTCACAGCCTCTGACGCGACTGGGGCGCGTGCGCGTCCGGTCTCCAGGCAGACCCGTGCGGCAGGCGTCTAGGCCAAAATACCTATGGCGGGACCAGGGGCTTTCTGCACTATAATTTCGACACCCCCCTTTTCCGGTTCGCGTCGCCCCCAGATGGATCGCGACATCCTCGCCCCCGCCCTGCCCTGCCCCACCGGCCACGCCGAGATCGACCTCGAGCACAGCCTGCTCATGGCCTGTGTGAATCGCTTGAACAGCGTTTGTCGCATCCCCGACAGCCGCTGTAGTTGCCGCGATTGCCTGGCCAGGATGCAGTCCGAGTGCCACGCGGATTTGGGCAACCTGCTGGGCGATCTGCTCATGTATCTGGTGGATCACTTCCGCACCGAGGAAACCCTCATGCGCTCCCACGGCGTCGCGCGCATTGCGCCGGATTTCTGCGAACGGCACAAGGAAGACCACGCGGCTATCGCCCTGACCATCCAGGAGTTGACCACCAACCTGGACCCCATGCAGACGGCCGATCTGGTGGGCCGCCTGCACCGCCTGCTGTCCTACTGGCTGCAGGACCACATCGCCCGCCATGATGCGGTGCTGGTGCGCTTCCTGCCTACCAGCGCGGCTTAAGTGGTCATTCGATCGGTCATTCCTCCCGCCGCATGAGGCGGGCGATGAAGTAGGGAAAAAGCCCCGAACCGATCAGGGCAAGGGCGGAAACCAGCAGCGCCAATCCCGCCATGGGGTCTGCCAGGATGGGATGCAGGGTGGCGCCAAAGCCGGCCAAGCTGACCAGCCCGGGAAGGGCCGTGAGCACCCCCAGAGCGCACAGAATCACGAAGCTGGCGGGATGGCGTCTCATGCTGAAACTTGCCTCAACACCGGGCGAGTCCCGAAGGCGTGCGAGAACTCCGTTCGCCTCCGCACCTCATGGTCAGTTGCTCCCCGTGGAGCACGCCCGGAACAGGGACGGACGCCGCGCAAGAAATCTCCAGGCAGTAGCATCATCACCCCCGCCGCTCTCAAGAACAGGCATCAGGATAGCCCGAAACGGAGCCGGCTTCCTCGGGGACGAAGACCCTCCCGCCGCCCAGATCGACGCAGCGCAGGGGCTGCCGGTACAGTCGGGTCAGACGTTGCGTGGTGAGCATGTCGGCCACCGGCCCGCTGTCCGCCTCCCCGTCGCCGTACAAGAGCAGGGCGTGCTGGCAGTAGCGGTAGGCGAGACCGGGGTCGTGCAGCACCATGACGACCCCGGCGCCGCGGCTGCGTGCCATGGCCTTGAACAGCGCGAGAATCGCCACTTGATGGCACAGATCGAGATGGGACAGCGGCTCGTCCAGGAGATAGAGGGGAGCCGCCTGGGTCAGCAGGGTGGCGATGGCCAGCCGTTGCCGTTCGCCTCCCGAAAGGGTATCCACCCCGCGGGACTCCAGACCGGCCAGCCCGACCTCTGCCAGCGCGGCCCGGGCCAATTGCGCGTCGGCCTCGCTTTCCCAGTCCCAGCGGCCCAGATGGGGGTGGCGTCCGGCCAGGGCGGTTTCGAGAACCGTCGTGGCGAAGGGGTCGCCCCGCTGTTGCCCGAGCCAGGCCCGGCGGAGCGCGGCGGCCCGTGGCGGGAGCCGGGCCGCGGATTCACCACCCAGCAGGACATCCCCCGACCGGGGTGCACGCAATCCGGCCAGAGTCGCCAGCAGAGTCGATTTTCCCGCCCCATTGCGACCCAGAATGGCGAGACACTCTCC
It includes:
- a CDS encoding AAA family ATPase, with amino-acid sequence MDQVALPLTTLRSRLPALLRILEAGLVERRPIVRLCLLTALAGEHSLLIGPPGTAKSELARRLHAIFRDARYFERLLTRFSVPEELFGPLSIKALEEDRYERHTAGFLPDASVAFIDEVFKANSAILNALLTLLNEREFDNGAGRQRCPLITAIGATNEVPEDEVAEAFFDRFLTRIPVDSVSPAAFAALLRTDTASAWKAPAREDTLAAEDIVALAAAAAAVSLPEVVIATLADLRAQFVADQVYVSDRRWVKIVALLRVAAASEGRAAVGLWDLLLLPWITAPDAPRQENVAAWLQNRLGVREAFSPPRLTRVVEAFQAQLDAELQANDLDYDESGRLRFSAEQVADQIGDAKGGSAALRMTYARKRRYGACHIGARTAQIDDLLARIATYVAELAAQRGDLAAYRAGSLWLDDALAERVDGHLAATAEAIAGLRERALAARVGFESLPRLPEDDGQTPEPVAVEPLDTP
- a CDS encoding MoaD/ThiS family protein, translating into MRITLKLYATLTDYLPAPRVGNKAEIDIAEGSTVQQALDSFALPAKLTHLVLIDGAYVAPDDRAGRVLKDGEVLAVWPPVAGG
- a CDS encoding NAD(P)/FAD-dependent oxidoreductase; amino-acid sequence: MKYLILGNGPAGVVAAETLRRTDKAGEIVMVGSEGLPPYSRMAIPYYLEGNIGEPGMYLRKSSDHFASLGITERAGKVVRLDTDARTVHYADGASETYDRLLIATGSRPFQPPIPGIKRPQVQNCWTMTDARAIAALTKPGSRVLQLGAGFIGCIIMEALAARGVELTIVEMGDRMVPRMMTAKAGNMISKWVEKKGIRVRTSAGVKSIDDGTGDAPLAVTLTTGEVLPCDVVIVAAGVVPNLDFLQGTPIQQGRGIRVDDGMRTNVEGVFAAGDVAEGRDFFSGEPLVSAIQPNAADQARVAAVNMAGGNALLPGVLPINVLATLGLISTSFGQWWGMEGGDSVEHCDEEHSHYISLQFKDDVLVGATSVGITQHVGCLRGLIQSRTKLGHWKDVLKHSPTRFMEAYLGIHQNARADMVSA
- a CDS encoding aldehyde ferredoxin oxidoreductase family protein, whose translation is MSWNRKILRVNLTAGTCTPEPLNMKWADEYLGSRGLGTKYLYEETDPTVDPLSPENKMIMATGPLTGTMASTGGRYTVITKGPLTNAIACSNSGGFFGAEMKFAGWDMIIFEGKSPKPVYLYVENDTAELRDASHLWGKTCWETEEMIKTAHQDPQIRVSSIGRAGENLVLFSCIVNDLHRAAGRSGVGAVMGSKNLKAVALRGTKGVSGIKDYPAFKQAADAGKKVLKDNAVTGQGLPTYGTQVLMNVINEIGALPTRNHRDVQFEEASKISAEAMHEVRPTDGKKHLVTNQACFGCTIACGRVSQLDKGHFTVENKPQYWGASGGLEYEAAWALGAANGVGDLEALQYANMLCNEDGMDPITFGATVGAVMELYEMGVITKEELGMDSPFGSAQALAYLAEITARGEGFGKILGQGSKRVTAKYGHPDLTMSVKGLEFPAYDGRGIQGIGLNYATSNRGACHVRGYTVASEVLGIPVKTEPTATEGKPELVKAFQDATTVFDSAGICLFTSFAWSVADVQPQVQAACDGDWSMEKMTVMGERIYNLERLYNLKAGFTRKDDDLPKRLKTEPCKTGPAKGVVSGIDKMLPLYYQVRGWDAEGVPTAETRARLGL
- a CDS encoding 4Fe-4S dicluster domain-containing protein — encoded protein: MQKSLHIDPVKCTGCLQCEMACSFEHTGVVNPSKSRIKVFNFEHEGRKVPYTCTQCSDAWCMHSCPVEAIVLDSATGAKVVKEATCVGCKVCTIACPFGTVNYMADVGKVQKCDLCGGDPECAKACPTGAITYIDSEGTGLDRMRAWAAKSLPAAA
- a CDS encoding phosphatidylglycerophosphatase A, translating into MADAPPSLRFLFAHPAHFIACGCGSGLSQWAPGTVGTLFAWLSFALFRPFFSELQLGIAFAIAYAVGFWAIDTAGRSLGDPDHGSIVWDEIVPFWIVLLLTPAGFLWQVAAFALFRFFDIVKPQPARYFDQHVKNGFGVMADDAVAAGYTLLVLAGLKVLLV
- the thiL gene encoding thiamine-phosphate kinase, with the protein product MSEFALIDRYFTRPTPGAVLGPGDDCALLAPTPGMELAVTTDMLVAGTHFFPDTDPRNLGWKALAVNISDLAAMGATPRWATLAGSLPAADEAWIAAFAEGFFACAGAFGVDVVGGDTTRGPLNLCITAIGEVAPGQALRRDGARLHDDIWVSGRPGLAGLGLAHLQGGVDLPEPWRRLCLAALEKPQPRVRLGLALCGIANAAIDVSDGLLADLGHIAERSGLAAAVRLVQLPHLPKGATPEAIPRALALDAQLAGGDDYELCFTAPTEQRLAIGKIAADLELPLWCIGEMQAGPAGSVTVYDPDGQAIAFDRQGYDHFPGV
- the nusB gene encoding transcription antitermination factor NusB, whose protein sequence is MPARPQESGAPKAPAKSARRRAREFALQGLYQWRVGGQDEAAIEAHLPELEGFEKADKAFCQKLVRGVLAQREILAGQIGAHIDRAFDELSPVEASVLLIGAFELNHHPETPYRVIINEAIELTKAFGGTDGHKYVNGVLDKLAADLRAVEVEAKKQGR
- a CDS encoding 6,7-dimethyl-8-ribityllumazine synthase, with amino-acid sequence MPRFDKLYEYDTNLEGAGLRVGICMSRFNQDVGEGLLSACVAELKRLGVAEADMAIATVPGALEIPLVLQTMAQSGRYDALIALGAVIRGETYHFEVVSNDACRAVMEVQLDTGVPVANGILTCENDDQALARMQPKGSDCAQAAVEMVHLLRALADAR
- the ribB gene encoding 3,4-dihydroxy-2-butanone-4-phosphate synthase, which gives rise to MHPAISTTDEIVAELKAGRMVVLVDEEDRENEGDLVMAAEHITPEAINFMAKFGRGLICLTLTQAHCKKLGLTQMARNNGTVYGTAFTVSIEAAEGVTTGISAADRARTIQAAVAKNVTADDIVQPGHVFPIMAREGGVLVRAGHTEAGCDLAGMAGLEPASVICEIMNDDGTMARLPELLEFARQHGLKIGTIADLIHYRAASEKLVERVTAKPIETAHGEFVLHAYVDRASGATHLALVKGIIPAGEETLVRVHEPLSVLDFLDPGSKQQSFSIDQAQAALAQKGHGVIVLMHRPEDGEALLSRLAGTAPKGQVKWDPRTYGIGAQILRDLGVTKMRLLSSPRRMPSMTGFDLEVTGFVTSPSELN
- a CDS encoding riboflavin synthase, whose translation is MFSGIVAAVGRITQLTPREAGFRLTVEAGGLDLSDVALGDSIAHNGVCLTVVTRMDGQFCVDVSPETLSCTVGLAAPGPVNLEKALRLADVVGGHLVSGHVDGVGEVLRFDPVGDNRLLEIRAPAGLAKYIARKGSITVDGTSLTTNTVNGTDFTINLIPHTLERTTLCRLQPGSKVNLEVDLIARYCERLLNPDN